From a region of the Streptomyces sp. NBC_01454 genome:
- a CDS encoding DUF1003 domain-containing protein, which translates to MGAEERDTSRDRSRANGASALRRGTDRPRVRLDQPRAPRRTFLPEYDPEAFGRLSEKIARFLGTGRFIVWMTVTIIVWVIWNTTAPSGLRFDNYPFIFLTLALSLQASYAAPLILLAQNRQDDRDRVTHEQDRKQNERSIADTEYLTREIAALRLGLGEVATRDWIRSELQDLQRDLELRQPADAQSDERDR; encoded by the coding sequence ATGGGCGCTGAGGAGCGGGACACCAGCAGGGACCGGTCGCGGGCGAACGGCGCCTCGGCGCTGCGCCGGGGCACCGACCGGCCCCGGGTGCGGCTCGACCAGCCGCGCGCCCCGCGCCGGACGTTCCTGCCGGAGTACGACCCGGAGGCGTTCGGGCGGCTCTCGGAGAAGATCGCCCGCTTCCTGGGGACCGGCCGCTTCATCGTCTGGATGACCGTCACCATCATCGTGTGGGTCATCTGGAACACCACCGCGCCCAGCGGTCTGCGGTTCGACAATTACCCGTTCATCTTTCTGACCCTGGCGCTGTCGCTGCAGGCGTCGTACGCGGCGCCGCTGATCCTGCTGGCCCAGAACCGTCAGGACGACCGCGACCGGGTCACCCACGAGCAGGACCGCAAGCAGAACGAGCGCTCCATCGCCGACACCGAGTACCTGACCCGGGAGATCGCGGCGCTGCGGCTCGGTCTGGGCGAGGTCGCCACCCGCGACTGGATCCGCTCCGAGCTCCAGGACCTGCAACGGGATCTGGAGCTGCGGCAGC
- a CDS encoding magnesium transporter MgtE N-terminal domain-containing protein, with protein MAVVTPRVFVSHLSGTPVFDPNGDQVGRLRDLVALLRVGERPPRLLGVVVEVISRRRIFVPMTRVSGVDTGQIVITGVVNMRRFEQRTSETLVLGELLDRRVQLVETGEEVTVLDIGITQLPARRDWEIEKVFVRKGKGAGLRQKILGRGAAPGKGGGGRRSGEALTVEWSAVTGFSLEEHGQGAESLLATFEQLRPADLAGVLHHLSPKRRAEVAAALDDDRLADVLEELPEDDQVEILGKLKDERAADVLEAMDPDDAADLLSELPEEDKERLLALMRPEEAADVRRLMAYEERTAGGLMTTEPIVLRPDATVADALARVRDPDLSPALAAQVYVCRPPDETPTGKYLGLVHFQRLLRDPPFTLVSSIADTDLPALPPDTPLPEVTSYLAAYNMVAAPVVDESGALLGAVTVDDVLDHLLPDDWREDGLHGSAVAGMTGGRKPGKATDGR; from the coding sequence CTGCTCCGGGTCGGCGAGCGCCCGCCGCGGCTGCTCGGTGTGGTCGTCGAGGTGATCAGCAGGCGCCGGATCTTCGTTCCCATGACCCGGGTGAGCGGGGTGGACACCGGCCAGATCGTCATCACCGGCGTGGTCAACATGCGGCGCTTCGAGCAGCGGACGTCCGAGACGCTGGTGCTGGGCGAACTGCTCGACCGGCGGGTGCAGCTGGTGGAGACCGGCGAGGAGGTCACCGTCCTGGACATCGGCATCACCCAGCTGCCCGCCCGCCGCGACTGGGAGATCGAGAAGGTCTTCGTCCGCAAGGGCAAGGGCGCGGGGCTGCGCCAGAAGATCCTGGGGCGCGGAGCGGCGCCCGGGAAGGGCGGCGGCGGACGGCGGTCGGGGGAGGCCCTGACCGTGGAGTGGTCGGCGGTGACCGGCTTCTCGCTGGAGGAGCACGGGCAGGGCGCGGAGAGCCTGCTGGCCACCTTCGAGCAGCTGCGCCCGGCCGATCTCGCGGGCGTGCTGCACCACCTCTCCCCCAAGCGGCGGGCCGAGGTCGCCGCGGCGCTCGACGACGACCGGCTCGCCGACGTCCTGGAGGAGCTGCCCGAGGACGACCAGGTCGAGATCCTGGGCAAGCTGAAGGACGAGCGGGCCGCCGACGTCCTGGAGGCGATGGACCCCGACGACGCCGCCGATCTGCTCTCCGAGCTGCCGGAGGAGGACAAGGAACGGCTGCTGGCGCTGATGCGGCCGGAGGAGGCCGCGGACGTGCGGCGGCTGATGGCGTACGAGGAGCGGACTGCGGGCGGCCTGATGACCACCGAGCCGATCGTGCTGCGCCCGGACGCGACCGTCGCGGACGCGCTGGCCCGGGTGCGTGACCCGGACCTGTCCCCGGCGCTGGCCGCCCAGGTCTACGTCTGCCGGCCGCCCGACGAGACCCCCACCGGCAAGTACCTGGGCCTGGTGCACTTCCAACGGCTGCTGCGCGACCCGCCGTTCACCCTCGTCAGCTCGATCGCCGACACCGACCTGCCGGCGCTGCCGCCGGACACCCCGCTGCCCGAGGTGACCAGCTATCTGGCCGCGTACAACATGGTCGCCGCGCCGGTCGTCGACGAGAGCGGGGCGCTGCTGGGCGCGGTCACCGTCGACGACGTGCTGGACCATCTGCTGCCGGACGACTGGCGCGAGGACGGGCTGCACGGCTCCGCGGTGGCCGGTATGACCGGCGGCAGGAAACCGGGGAAGGCCACGGATGGGCGCTGA